A window of Phycisphaerae bacterium genomic DNA:
TTTTTGAGAGCCTCCAAAGTTAAACCGACGTTATCTATAGCCAAAAACGACTGCTTTGGAGGCAATTCACCATCGTGGTTGTCACACAATATCACATCAAACGGGTCATTAAAATCTTGAGCTTCTTTGATCGTATTGCCATAACGCCAATCTCCTGGATGTGAATATAGAGAGTAGACGAAATAGTGTTCCTCTTGGTCAGACACAGGATCGGGATATTTTGGGCCTTTCAGCAGGCTTAGCGTCATTGTGCCATCGTGCGCCTCGTGGCCATATTTGCTGTCGTTCAGCAAACTTAGTCCGAAATCGCCCTGCGAAAGGTCCATCCACATATGTGCAGGGACTTCAAATTTGGCTTCTTCGTAAGAGTTGTTTCTGGTAGTAGGACGGTCTATGTTGCCAAAAGCGATATCATAAGTGGCTTTTCGAGTTATGATGTTCGTATGGAATCTCGTTTTTAATAATTTATGCTGTTCTTTCCAGTCTACGTAAGTTTCAAAATCAACACGTCTTGAGTCAGCAGCTAAAATAATACGTTGAATCATGTGTGAATTACAAAAATTTCGTGTTATCTTGATACTCGAACGAACAGGGCCTTCCTCATCAATCTCTATCGATGACACACCAGAGATATCGAATTCAAGGTCAGTATAATGTGCTTCGATATCCCATGCATCGTACTTGCCGGGAATATCTTCATAAAGTTTCATCACATTGCCGCGTTTAGCAGGATTAATATGTTCGCGGTTAGTTAGTTTGTCGAAAAGAGAAAGGAGTTCGCCCTTCTCGTTAAGTACCACTTTAAGGAAATTATTCTCAAGGGTCGTTGAGGAGACTTTAACTGGAGATTTTATTTTTTTGCCTTTGCCTTCAACTAAACGGTATATCGAGTAACCAACAGAAGAAATATTCTTGGCGAGAAATATAAGTATAGTTTTGCCTGTCTCAAAGTCTGCAATGAATTGATGTGGTACTTCATCACCGTTTTCGTCAAGTATATAAATATTCTTCTCGGAATATTCAATGCGTACAATTGAGTCACGTGGATAAGGCTGTGAGTTAAAAATCACCACTGCTTTTCCATGTCCACGCGTGTCAGTTCTTGATGCAATGTCGTCCAAGGCGTTCCGTAACAGATGCTCACCGATATTCGTAGCTATCTTATAAGAGTCGAGAAGGTCAAGGTATGCGTCCGTGACATGAGTACCGGGAAGAGAATCGTGAAACTGATTGGTTAAAACTTCTTTCCATCCTTTATCTAATTCTATCACAGGATACTTTAAATGAGCAAAACAGGAGAATATCTCCGCCTTGCGATATAGGATTTCACAGTAGCGATTAAGCTTTTTGAGTCTGCCCTTAGTGGTATAGACTCCACGGTGCTCTTCAAGATATAGTTCATCGTTAAGCACCGGCAGATTGACATCAAGGGCCTTGTTATACATACGTTCAAGACATTCCTCAACAAGTGACATTTTCGTCGGGACCATGCCGGGAAAATTTTCATATCGTTTGGCATATTCCAGCATTTCTGAGTCCGGACCACCGCCGCCGTCTCCCCAGCCATAGGCGTAAAGACTTTCTCCGATTGTAGCACGCTCTGAAAACTCGTCCCAGTGTTGTTTGAGATGATCCGGTTCCATCGTACCAATAAAATGTGTTGGCGGAACAGTGGCAAAAATTTTGGATCCGTCGGGACTCTGCCACCAGAAAACACTGTGCTTCCACTTATTTGTATCATTCCAAAAAGCCATTTTGTGTGTTACAAAGTATTTTAGTCCACACTTAATGAGAATCTGTGGCATTGTCCATGCATTGCCGAAAACATCCGGAATCCATGCAGTTTTAGGTGTAATATTAAATTCACGTTCAATAAAATCTACGCCATGGAGTATCTGCCGTACAAAAGACTCTCCGGAAATAAGGTTGCAGTCAGGTTCGACCCAAAACGCACCAATAACTTCCCATCGGCCTTCCTTTACGCGTTGCTTAACTTGCTCGTGAAGATCAGGATAATTTTCCTTCATCTCCTTGTACATTAGCGGCTGGCTCTGAGAGAACTTATAATGGGCAAACCGTTCCATCATTCGCAAGGCGGTTGCATGGGTTCTACCGATTTTGCGTACGAACTCTGCATGTGTCCACAAATAAACTATGTCCAGATGTGAATTGCCACAAAGATGCATCAGACCCTTTTTCCGAAAAACGTTGGTTTCATAAACCTCCTTGCGGATAATTTCTTGAGCCGAGAGGGTTGCCTCCCTGGCCCTTTGATAGGATTGTTCCCGCTGGTCAATATGGCGTGTCGCTTTGTGCAAAGCATTACGAAGTAAGTCAACTACTTCCTGCTCAAGTCCTTCTGTTATCATTACATTGAAAGCTGCCCGCAGATCCCAATATGCATCGTTGATTTCCTGGTCGAAAACGGCAAAATGTGAGCATTCCAGTTTTTTGGGTTCAACAATTTCCCACATAATATAGGATTCGAGTTGGAAGTCGTAAGTTTCCTGGCCGGTAGCACAATTAGTAAGTGGAATGACATCACGAAAAGGATCTTGTCCATGGTATGGTTTGTCGTTAATATAGAGAAGTGAGTCACCGCTAAAATAAAGCTTGAGCACCACATTTTTGCCCCGGAATTTTACAGGCATCTTTGCTTTGCAGCGAAATATGGCGCTGAAGTCGTCTTCACCCCAGCAATCTTCAACATATATGGGTTTCCATTCTTCGCCAACAAAGAGTCGTTCTCGCTTCCGGGTATATTTAAACTGGCGATATTCCCATCCCTCAATTGGTTCCTTTTCCGGATATATCCAGTATTTGAGTGACTCAATTTTCTGCTGTATAATTTCCTCAAATGAGATAATCTGACGTTTCTTGCTTTTTATGATATTACGCCATTTGTCTAAAATATTCTCTATACCATTTTTTTTTTGCATATCTGGTTTTCGCTTTGATTCATTTCTAATGTTGCATATTTTTAAAAGATCCTGTGAAAGAAGATTATCGCAAAGTCGTTAAATTTTCAAGCTGAATTTCTCTGTCTTACTCCCAGACATTCTGCCATCTCACTGAGAATGGCAAAGTATGCTGCTGTTTGGACACTGCTGCTCATGGGCAGTATTCTGGCGCTATATCCTGGGATGTCTACGATGGCATCGCCAGGTCGCCAGGGCAGGTCAAACCAAAGCATGTTCTCGTGATTTTGCAAGTTCGTGAGACGGCCATAAGGTGAGGTATGAATCAACCGTACGCCTCGATCCAAAATTTTCCAAACGGCGTCTGTGTCCACTCGACCATATCCCATATATATCGCTACATCACCTTTTCCTAGTTCTTCAACTGGCGCAGCACGATTCAAATCGGCATTAAAAGGCGGCCATATTTCAAGGGGATAATTGAACTCCTCGGACAGTTCCAAAATTCTTGGATAGCAATGTCCACATATTGCTGCTCCTGCCCGATGGCCTTTATTTTTCGCCTCTGCCAGCCACTGGCCAATCCGACCGAATATGTCTGCCTGATTTTTGATAGTTTTGATGCTTTTTTCTATAGCATCAAGAAACTCGCCACCGGCATATCCGGCTGGTAATGGCGGAGTATACCAGTTATCATGAAACATCGGTGGCAGCCATGGGCCGTGAAGATTGTCTTGTTTAATAAAGTGGTTGTTTCTTACCCATCCTCCCTCCAGCCAGACACTCAACCAAATAGTCGGCATCTTGCCTTGCCGTATACAGGCACATATCATCTCGCCGGTAGTAACCCATCCTCGGACAATTTGTTCAAATTGTAATGTGGGTGCAAACGGGCAGAGTGTTTCAGTTTCATAAAGCCCTTCATTGGGATCGCAACCCCCGGTAAATCCTGCAAAACGACCTGAAGAATTTAACGACTGCGTATCTTCTTTTCTCCCAAGCACAAAGAGGTTTGCCTTGCTCTTTATCAGTGTATTAAGTGTTTTGTTTTCGGAAACATTTCGTTCTCGATAGCCAAGTACTGGGAAAAAGGCAACATCTTTTTCTGAGTTGGAAACATAATTACGTGATTCAAGCCCCATGAAGTTGCCGGCACGGAGGTCATATTCATCAGACCAATATTCTATCACAGGAGGTGCAAAAATATTTCCTCCGGCTATTAGATTTTCGGCCATCCTTTCGCCTAACTCAATCAAGGAAGGCAAATCCTTTCGAATTGTTTTAATCCGTCTTTCGATGAGAGAAATATATCTCTCAGTTGGTTTTGACATCTAAGTTACCTTTCAGGAAATATTAAATCTTTTTTAATTAAAGCCCTTTGACACGCGATTTATATCGCTTGATAAGACGGGCATTATATTCATCCCCGCCGGGCATGTTGGCGCTCTGGAATATTGGCGGCTCTATGCCGCGTTTCACCATTTCCGCTACAGCCTCAATGACAATCCTGTGAGATATATAAGCATCCACCATCGTAGAAGTTGGACCAATTGGTACGTCGAAGCCCTCGACTCGAAAATCCGCATCACCATAAGGGTTTTCATCGTCGATACACAAATTGGCATATTCAAAAAGATGCTTTTTGTTAGGATGTCGAATGTGATGATCGAGCGGAAGATTATCTCGCCATTGAGATGAGGAAATGGCAATGATTTTGGCACCTCTTTTTTTGGCTTCGTCCGCAGCATCAATTGTCGTAGGGTTCATTCCAATATTATGAAAAATGATCAGCAGGTCATCTTTAGCAATCTCATAATAACGAATTAAACAATTAGCATAGCCCTGTGTTCGCTCTACTTCCAGATATTTCAAAGCCTCACAAATGGGGCTTATATCGTGACCTATAATTGGATTAATATTTGCCAGGCCGCCTGCGCGAAAAAACATCTCAAAGACCATCAGGCAGGTATGCCCGCCGCCACCGTACACGTGTACCAACCGGTCTTGCTGATAAGCATCCGCAATCATTAATCCAGCCTGGTGGAAAGCCTCTGCTTGATGAGATTCCACAAGACCAAGCTTGTTCTGGATATTCTGAAGGTAACTACGTCCGCGACTGTTAGTTGTCATTATTGTCATCTCCTAAAGGTAAAGTATTATTCACAGCTTCATGCATGGCGATAATATTGGACAATGGTACGTCAGGATTTATTGTGTTGGCCGTAAATATTACAAGATCGGCCCTGCCTTTGCAAATGTTAACTGCCTGCCGTATCTTGGCCTTTATCTGTTCTGGTGAGCAGACAGGCAGTTCAGTTGTTACCGACAGTGGGCCAAAAATCAATAATGGTTTTCCATCACGGGTGCGTTTGTTCAACACATAGTCCAGTGTCATTTCACATTCTGGTTGAAACCCCTGCAGGCCTTGTACGCCACAATCGATCACCATATCAAGTATCTGCCGAACGTCTCCGTCACAGTGCCACACGGGTTTACAACCTACCTCAAGAAGAGGTTCAAGCCCGTATCGAAGTGCCGGAGCATAATACTTTTCGAGAAAATCTGGCGAGACCATTGGGCCACGCTGTGAGCAGATATCCTCACCCAACAAGACTGCTCGAGGATACAATCCTTCTTTAACTGCACGTGCTACCAGGCGTCCATTACACCGGCCTTGTGCACCGCCAACCTCTATCAATTTTTGCGCATAGTCTGAATACATCCCAATGATACAAAAGAAAATCTCGTAGCCAAAATCGTTATACCAGCTTACTTTCGCACCAGCATTCCATTGTGCTGGCATCCAGAGCATTTCCCCGCAAAGTTTTTGCATTCGAATGAGTTCCTGGCTGAATTGGTAGTACTGGCTCTCAAAATCAAACTTTGCTTCAATCTCCTCCGGCGAAGGCATCTCTCCGATTTGAGCAACAGCCTGCTCCAGTGAAATGCCGCAGTCTGCCCGCTTATAGGTGTGTTTATCAACGATGCGATAGTCGTCCCTGCTTTGTGGAACGCACACGTCTATCAAACCATCACTACCGAGTTGACGGTATGCACGGATAGAGATCTCTACCGGGTTTGCCCAAAATTCGTCCAGACTTACTGAAGTCAGTCGACAAATATGCTCCGGACAAGCAATCCACCCGCCGAGGATTGGAGTGTGATCCGGTTGCTGACCGATAAAAACAGTATCCAGACGCTCGCGGGGTGTCATCACATTGGTCTTATGCACAGCCCAAACTCCCAGGCATTACTGCCTCTAAAAAATCCCATTACCAAGTAAAGAACCACCGGTTAAAACCGGTGGCATTGCTGTATTCGGGCGCTGCCCGTCCGCCTGCGGCGGTTGTTTCCATCTACCAGTTAAAACTGGTAGTATTAAAATCGGAAGAATAAAAAGGTTACAGCCCCAATAAGCTGTCCTTGGAGCTGCAACCTTCCAAAACTTCCAAGAAATCGAAAGCAAAACCTACTATCGGCCTGTTTCCACAAAAGGGCAACATATGCCAAAATACGAACTACGATGCTTATCTGGTTTTTCTATGAATAAGACTTACCAGTCCTGCTCCCAGCAACACTAAAGTACAGGGTTCTGGAATGAACATGGCATCGTAATTCTGCTGTATTTCTGCCTGCGACAAGGCTCTGTTGTAGTAAGTAACTTCGTCGATCAGGCCATTGAAACCGGCACTGCCTTCAGAACCTCCGATATACAAGCCATAGCTGGTTATGCCGGTGTTAGTTCCTGTTCCTGTTCCCTTCACAATTCCATCGATATAGATTTTTGCTGTACCGGTTGAAGTGCCGGCATTCCAATCATAAGTAACAACCACATAGTGCCATGTGGTGTGTAAATCTAAAACATAAGGTACATCAACTCCCGACAGATCGAAGTTGCCCCAATGGGCGTAGTTAACCCTGTCATCATTCCAGTCGCGGTTATTCCAAAGCATCCAGCCGCCAGTACCCGCCCCCACCTTGGTAACGATATATCTGGCATCGTATCCGGTAGGAGTGCCTACCTTGATCCATGCGCCTACTGTTCGCGATGACGTGTTCAAACTTGCATCATCAGCCACGGCCACGTAAGAGCCTAATGACTTGGTGAAATTCAGCGAGTAGCTACTCCCAATTCCGGCCGTATCAGTTATGTACGACGTTGTACCGGTGATTACGCCAGCGTTACTCCCTGCGGAGTCAACAGCGGCACTACCACTGCCTTCGTCAAACGTCCAATGTGAAACCAGGCCGCTGGTCACAATGGTAGCATTGGAAATTACATTCATTACAAGCACCATTAACACAATAACTGTAACTCTTAAAATATTCTTCTTCATTTTTTACACTCCTTCCTAAATTAAATTATAACTAAGTAAACTTTCACGCAAATTTTTATGCTCTTTTTAAAATGTGCAATCACCGGTTACCCAGCCACAAACAAGCCAATCTGCGGCCATGGCTGCTAAGTCTCGGAAGTCGACGTAGCAATCATTAGTCAAATCAGTAGTTGGACATTTAATGATTTGCATGGCGTTATAGTTTTGCAAAACTTCCTCGGCAGTCAAGGCTCTATTGTAAAAGGTAACTTCGTCAATTAGACCATTCAGCCCAAGCTCATCGCTACTTACAGTTTCGTCCCCTTGTGCACAGCCGATGGTCAAATCTTCTGTAGAGGAGTTGTATCCGGTAATAGTATTGCTATACGCAAGAACTCCATCAATATACAGATTAGCCGTTGTTGCTTCCTTGGTGGCTACAACATAGTGCCACTTGTTAATATCTACAGCAGTCGAAGTAATTGCGACTATTCCATAGTGCCCGTAATCCCATTTGGTTCCGTTATCAACCAATCTCAACATCCAGCCGACTCCGCCACCTGCGACTGCGTTTGAGAATAGAAAAACCTCTTGGTTTTGGAGACCGATTGCCTTGACCCACAGTCCTACAGTCTTTCCATCTGTGTTTGTACCCGTAGGAGAGGTGTTCCGGACAACTTGTCCGCCACTTGCGGTGTTAAAACTTATCGAGTACGTAGAACCTGCCCCGGCAACGTCTGTCGACCATGTGGGAAGATCGCCACCAGTAGTAAAATTTGCAAAGGTACCATCATTCGATCCAACCGAATCTACGGTGGTATTCCCACTACCCTCTTCCATTTCCCAGTGTGAAACGAGACCGTTGGTTACAACAGGATTATGAGCACTCACAATAGTACATATTCCAAGTACTAGAAAACCAACGACTGCGTATCCTAA
This region includes:
- a CDS encoding glycoside hydrolase family 38 C-terminal domain-containing protein — translated: MQKKNGIENILDKWRNIIKSKKRQIISFEEIIQQKIESLKYWIYPEKEPIEGWEYRQFKYTRKRERLFVGEEWKPIYVEDCWGEDDFSAIFRCKAKMPVKFRGKNVVLKLYFSGDSLLYINDKPYHGQDPFRDVIPLTNCATGQETYDFQLESYIMWEIVEPKKLECSHFAVFDQEINDAYWDLRAAFNVMITEGLEQEVVDLLRNALHKATRHIDQREQSYQRAREATLSAQEIIRKEVYETNVFRKKGLMHLCGNSHLDIVYLWTHAEFVRKIGRTHATALRMMERFAHYKFSQSQPLMYKEMKENYPDLHEQVKQRVKEGRWEVIGAFWVEPDCNLISGESFVRQILHGVDFIEREFNITPKTAWIPDVFGNAWTMPQILIKCGLKYFVTHKMAFWNDTNKWKHSVFWWQSPDGSKIFATVPPTHFIGTMEPDHLKQHWDEFSERATIGESLYAYGWGDGGGGPDSEMLEYAKRYENFPGMVPTKMSLVEECLERMYNKALDVNLPVLNDELYLEEHRGVYTTKGRLKKLNRYCEILYRKAEIFSCFAHLKYPVIELDKGWKEVLTNQFHDSLPGTHVTDAYLDLLDSYKIATNIGEHLLRNALDDIASRTDTRGHGKAVVIFNSQPYPRDSIVRIEYSEKNIYILDENGDEVPHQFIADFETGKTILIFLAKNISSVGYSIYRLVEGKGKKIKSPVKVSSTTLENNFLKVVLNEKGELLSLFDKLTNREHINPAKRGNVMKLYEDIPGKYDAWDIEAHYTDLEFDISGVSSIEIDEEGPVRSSIKITRNFCNSHMIQRIILAADSRRVDFETYVDWKEQHKLLKTRFHTNIITRKATYDIAFGNIDRPTTRNNSYEEAKFEVPAHMWMDLSQGDFGLSLLNDSKYGHEAHDGTMTLSLLKGPKYPDPVSDQEEHYFVYSLYSHPGDWRYGNTIKEAQDFNDPFDVILCDNHDGELPPKQSFLAIDNVGLTLEALKKAETSDEIVVRVVERHGSQHNANIRFWQQLCHVSECNLLEREDKSANFSKHDIPFILSPYEIKTFKIKFAF
- a CDS encoding sugar isomerase domain-containing protein, translated to MTTNSRGRSYLQNIQNKLGLVESHQAEAFHQAGLMIADAYQQDRLVHVYGGGGHTCLMVFEMFFRAGGLANINPIIGHDISPICEALKYLEVERTQGYANCLIRYYEIAKDDLLIIFHNIGMNPTTIDAADEAKKRGAKIIAISSSQWRDNLPLDHHIRHPNKKHLFEYANLCIDDENPYGDADFRVEGFDVPIGPTSTMVDAYISHRIVIEAVAEMVKRGIEPPIFQSANMPGGDEYNARLIKRYKSRVKGL
- a CDS encoding LamG domain-containing protein, with product MKKNILRVTVIVLMVLVMNVISNATIVTSGLVSHWTFDEGSGSAAVDSAGSNAGVITGTTSYITDTAGIGSSYSLNFTKSLGSYVAVADDASLNTSSRTVGAWIKVGTPTGYDARYIVTKVGAGTGGWMLWNNRDWNDDRVNYAHWGNFDLSGVDVPYVLDLHTTWHYVVVTYDWNAGTSTGTAKIYIDGIVKGTGTGTNTGITSYGLYIGGSEGSAGFNGLIDEVTYYNRALSQAEIQQNYDAMFIPEPCTLVLLGAGLVSLIHRKTR
- a CDS encoding LamG domain-containing protein, with the protein product MIDVKHILGYAVVGFLVLGICTIVSAHNPVVTNGLVSHWEMEEGSGNTTVDSVGSNDGTFANFTTGGDLPTWSTDVAGAGSTYSISFNTASGGQVVRNTSPTGTNTDGKTVGLWVKAIGLQNQEVFLFSNAVAGGGVGWMLRLVDNGTKWDYGHYGIVAITSTAVDINKWHYVVATKEATTANLYIDGVLAYSNTITGYNSSTEDLTIGCAQGDETVSSDELGLNGLIDEVTFYNRALTAEEVLQNYNAMQIIKCPTTDLTNDCYVDFRDLAAMAADWLVCGWVTGDCTF